In Carya illinoinensis cultivar Pawnee chromosome 9, C.illinoinensisPawnee_v1, whole genome shotgun sequence, the following are encoded in one genomic region:
- the LOC122277463 gene encoding protein DETOXIFICATION 53-like produces MCTSTESRGIINAEPLLPKEECCNNEETMGARSEGRFVNGFLQWLLLLSGSFRTLPLTEMGEEVQALGKIAGPIVMTTLLIYSRSVISMLFLSRLGRTELAGGSLAIAFGNITGNSILKGLSTGMEPICCQAYGAKRYSVLSQMFQKTLCLLLLVSIPISVLWLYVDPIFQWLGQDPDITKVAKVYLIFSIPELLAQAHLYPLRVFLRTQGLTSPLTIAATFSAALHLPINYFLATYMKLGVKGIALAIAFNTVNLNLGLIIYLLVSEKPLKPWHGATFISAFQGWGPLLSLALPSLISVCLEWWWYEIMLFLCGLLSNPQASLAAMGILIQTTGLLYVVPISLSGGLTTRVGHALGAGQPSLAQRTAIIGLSVASAFGLSALTFTTVVRSVWGKLFTDESQILDLVSAALPVLGLCELGNSPQTAACGVLTGTARPKLGARINLFAFYVIGLPVAILITFVYNVGFLGLWFGLLSAQFSCLFMMGYALIRTDWRYQTKRAEELTLAAEERPPDHRDDLESGLLITVL; encoded by the exons ATGTGCACTTCTACTGAATCTCGAGGAATCATAAATGCTGAGCCTTTGCTTCCCAAGGAGGAATGCTGCAATAATGAAGAAACAATGGGAGCAAGAAGCGAAGGCAGATTTGTTAATGGCTTTCTCCAATGGCTTCTACTGCTCAGTGGTTCATTCCGAACGCTGCCACTCACAGAG ATGGGAGAAGAGGTTCAAGCATTGGGGAAGATTGCAGGGCCCATCGTGATGACAACCTTGCTTATATACTCAAGGTCCGTTATTTCCATGCTCTTCTTGAGTCGTCTTGGAAGAACAGAGCTGGCTGGTGGGTCACTGGCGATTGCCTTTGGGAATATCACAGGCAACTCAATACTCAAGGGCCTGTCCACGGGGATGGAACCAATCTGTTGCCAAGCCTATGGAGCCAAGAGATATTCAGTTCTCAGCCAAATGTTTCAGAAAACTCTGTGTCTTCTCTTACTCGTTTCCATACCGATCTCAGTACTATGGCTTTACGTTGACCCCATCTTTCAATGGTTAGGTCAGGACCCAGACATCACAAAAGTTGCAAAGGTTTACTTGATTTTCTCCATTCCTGAATTGCTAGCGCAAGCTCACCTCTACCCACTAAGGGTCTTCTTAAGAACCCAAGGCTTAACCTCCCCACTAACGATAGCCGCCACTTTTTCAGCCGCCCTTCACCTTCCCATTAACTACTTTCTCGCCACATATATGAAATTGGGGGTCAAAGGTATTGCACTGGCTATTGCTTTTAACACTGTAAACTTGAACTTGGGCTTGATAATATACCTTCTTGTCTCGGAAAAACCGCTAAAACCATGGCATGGGGCCACATTTATCTCAGCATTTCAAGGGTGGGGGCCTTTGCTAAGTTTAGCACTGCCTAGTCTGATTTCAGTGTGCTTGGAGTGGTGGTGGTATGAAATAATGTTGTTCTTGTGTGGATTATTGAGTAATCCGCAGGCTAGTTTGGCTGCAATGGGCATCCTTATTCAAACGACAGGCTTGTTATATGTGGTTCCAATCTCTTTAAGTGGTGGTTTAACAACCCGAGTTGGCCATGCTCTGGGCGCTGGTCAACCGTCCCTGGCCCAACGGACAGCCATTATTGGACTTAGTGTGGCCTCTGCTTTTGGACTCTCGGCCCTCACTTTCACGACTGTGGTGAGGTCTGTGTGGGGAAAGTTGTTCACAGACGAGTCTCAGATTCTGGATTTGGTTTCAGCTGCACTTCCAGTTTTGGGGTTATGTGAACTCGGAAACTCTCCCCAGACAGCTGCATGTGGGGTCTTAACAGGCACGGCACGTCCTAAGCTAGGTGCCCGGATAAACTTGTTTGCATTTTACGTCATCGGATTGCCCGTGGCTATTCTCATTACTTTCGTGTACAATGTTGGCTTTCTAGGTCTAtggtttgggttgctatcagCACAGTTTTCCTGTCTGTTTATGATGGGGTACGCATTGATCCGCACAGATTGGAGGTACCAAACTAAAAGGGCTGAGGAACTGACTCTTGCCGCAGAAGAAAGGCCGCCAGATCATAGGGATGATTTGGAAAGTGGCCTACTTATCACTGTTCtctaa